The Vicinamibacteria bacterium genome includes a window with the following:
- the nuoB gene encoding NADH-quinone oxidoreductase subunit NuoB encodes MDPTYPGVHAGGDIITTTLDAVVKWGRKSSLWPMPFGTACCAIEFMAVSFSHYDIARFGAEVLRFSPRQADLMFVAGTIVDKQGPILKTIYDQMPEPKWVISMGVCASSGGFYRSYHTMQGIDEIIPVDVYVPGCPPAPEALLAAIMKIQERIKRGEQAKAPQGAHRLGASGEGAIDRRARRQAWAKDDAERLKQGLPPRGVIPLRVIPPAPPETNRG; translated from the coding sequence GTGGATCCTACCTACCCTGGGGTCCACGCAGGGGGGGACATCATCACCACCACCCTGGACGCGGTCGTGAAGTGGGGCCGTAAGTCCTCGCTTTGGCCGATGCCCTTCGGCACGGCCTGCTGCGCCATCGAGTTCATGGCGGTCTCCTTCTCGCACTACGACATCGCGCGCTTCGGGGCGGAGGTGCTGCGTTTCTCGCCGCGCCAGGCCGACCTCATGTTCGTAGCGGGGACAATCGTGGACAAGCAGGGCCCGATCCTGAAGACCATCTACGACCAGATGCCGGAGCCCAAGTGGGTCATTTCCATGGGTGTCTGCGCTTCCTCCGGGGGCTTCTACCGCTCCTACCACACCATGCAGGGAATCGACGAGATCATCCCCGTGGACGTGTATGTGCCGGGTTGCCCGCCCGCCCCCGAGGCCCTGCTCGCGGCGATCATGAAGATCCAGGAAAGGATCAAGAGGGGAGAGCAGGCCAAAGCGCCGCAGGGAGCGCACCGGCTGGGAGCCTCGGGAGAGGGGGCCATCGACCGGCGGGCCCGGCGGCAGGCTTGGGCCAAAGATGACGCGGAACGGCTGAAGCAGGGCCTCCCCCCGCGGGGCGTGATCCCGC